From one Ooceraea biroi isolate clonal line C1 chromosome 7, Obir_v5.4, whole genome shotgun sequence genomic stretch:
- the LOC105286053 gene encoding putative nuclease HARBI1 isoform X1 has translation MDLENLNNLGMHELNFSSDEEEVEEMPMRAPKRYLRDYQNPFEIYSEWEFKRRFRFTKNSVMFGIVPLVEEGLAKINNRGLPISPILQLLICLRFYSTASFQLVLGDLITISQPTISRIVFKVSTLLASHINRYIKIPSSDESRFENKRLFKELGRGHGGIGLPSIDGAIDCTHVRLVHTRLQNIDEIFRNRKGYFSLNVQVVVGPRTEILDIVPEWPGSEHDSRIFQNSRIYMRYRQGGLDGMLVGDGGYPALPFLLTPIGNPRTDEEINYNLIHARTRGIVERTFGILKRRFPCLSKGLTTKLLTSTSIVVACAVLHNLSLILNDNLEDDDEEIVNINNEVPVAKPHWQPGEGILVRNALIDRLFRNV, from the exons atggATTTGGAAAATCTCAATAATCTGGGAATGCATGAATTAAACTTTTCGAGTGATGAGGAGGAAGTAGAAGAGATGCCAATGCGTGCTCCTAAACGATATCTTCGTGATTATCAAAATCCTTTCGAAATCTACAGTGAATGGGAATTTAAACGAAGATTCCGGTTTACCAAAAATTCAGTAATGTTTGGCATTGTACCTTTAGTAGAGGAAGGACTTGCCAAAATAAACAATCGAGGCTTGCCAATATCTCCTAttctacaattattaatatgtttaagattttattcaaCTGCAAGTTTTCAg cTTGTTTTAGgagatttaataacaatatcacAACCAACAATTTCACGAATTGTGTTTAAAGTGTCCACTTTATTGGCTAGTCACATTAAccgatatataaaaataccatCGTCAGACGAATCACGTTTTGagaataaaagattatttaaggAACTTGGACGAGGTCATGGAGGTATCGGCCTTCCTAGCATCGATGGCGCAATAGATTGCACACATGTTCGTTTGGTCCATACTAGACTCCAAaatattgatgaaatttttagaaatagaaaaggatACTTTTCTTTGAATGTTCAG gTTGTTGTCGGGCCACGCACCGAAATTCTAGATATCGTTCCAGAATGGCCAGGGAGCGAACATGATAGTCGGATCTTTCAAAATTCTCGCATATATATGCGATATAGACAAGGCGGACTAGATGGAATGCTTGTGGGAGATGGTGGCTATCCTGCATTGCCTTTTTTACTGACGCCGATTGGTAATCCAAGAACGGATGaagaaataaa ctACAATTTAATACATGCAAGGACTCGAGGAATTGTTGAGAGGACATTTGGTATTTTAAAGCGTAGATTTCCATGTTTGTCAAAAGGGCTTACCACAAAATTACTAACGTCGACATCAATTGTCGTAGCATGTGCCGTTCTTCATAAtttgtcattaattttaaatgataaCTTGGAAGACGATGATGAAGaaatagtaaatattaataatgaagtcCCGGTGGCCAAGCCTCACTGGCAACCTGGAGAGGGCATTCTCGTACGAAATGCTCTAATTGATCGACTGTTCAG AAATGTATAA
- the LOC105286054 gene encoding uncharacterized protein LOC105286054 — protein MEKKKAIMIWINSKAEKAETGQNNSLISTKKDGTVSCSGEQTNVLKEQSSNLGNILDKEKPIGCLKRKKNVIDQLSNTEETVRMERIKRVMDQEQQLAHVKQKHEENISSMKESHLKEIYSLELQHLKVIQSLEIDIKRAQLKEIESKK, from the exons atggagaagaagaaagcgaTTATGATTTGGATTAATAGTAAGGCTGAAAAGGCTGAAACTGGCCAAAACA ATTCCTTAATTTCTACGAAAAAGGATGGCACGGTTTCATGCAGTGGAGAACAAACAAATGTACTAAAAGAACAATCTTCAAATCTTGGCAATATATTAGATAAGGAAAAACCGATAGGTTGTTTGAAACGAAAGAAGAATGTAATAGATCAATTGTCAAACACAGAAGAGACAGTACGTATGGAACGCATAAAGCGAGTAATGGATCAAGAACAACAACTGGCACATGTAAAACAAAAGCATGAAGAGAATATAAGTAGCATGAAAGAAAGccatttaaaagaaatttacagTTTAGAGTTGCAACATTTGAAGGTAATTCAAAGTTTAGAAATAGATATCAAAAGAGCACAGCTTAAAGAAATCGaatctaaaaaataa
- the LOC105286053 gene encoding putative nuclease HARBI1 isoform X2: MFKILFNCKFSGDLITISQPTISRIVFKVSTLLASHINRYIKIPSSDESRFENKRLFKELGRGHGGIGLPSIDGAIDCTHVRLVHTRLQNIDEIFRNRKGYFSLNVQVVVGPRTEILDIVPEWPGSEHDSRIFQNSRIYMRYRQGGLDGMLVGDGGYPALPFLLTPIGNPRTDEEINYNLIHARTRGIVERTFGILKRRFPCLSKGLTTKLLTSTSIVVACAVLHNLSLILNDNLEDDDEEIVNINNEVPVAKPHWQPGEGILVRNALIDRLFRNV, translated from the exons atgtttaagattttattcaaCTGCAAGTTTTCAg gagatttaataacaatatcacAACCAACAATTTCACGAATTGTGTTTAAAGTGTCCACTTTATTGGCTAGTCACATTAAccgatatataaaaataccatCGTCAGACGAATCACGTTTTGagaataaaagattatttaaggAACTTGGACGAGGTCATGGAGGTATCGGCCTTCCTAGCATCGATGGCGCAATAGATTGCACACATGTTCGTTTGGTCCATACTAGACTCCAAaatattgatgaaatttttagaaatagaaaaggatACTTTTCTTTGAATGTTCAG gTTGTTGTCGGGCCACGCACCGAAATTCTAGATATCGTTCCAGAATGGCCAGGGAGCGAACATGATAGTCGGATCTTTCAAAATTCTCGCATATATATGCGATATAGACAAGGCGGACTAGATGGAATGCTTGTGGGAGATGGTGGCTATCCTGCATTGCCTTTTTTACTGACGCCGATTGGTAATCCAAGAACGGATGaagaaataaa ctACAATTTAATACATGCAAGGACTCGAGGAATTGTTGAGAGGACATTTGGTATTTTAAAGCGTAGATTTCCATGTTTGTCAAAAGGGCTTACCACAAAATTACTAACGTCGACATCAATTGTCGTAGCATGTGCCGTTCTTCATAAtttgtcattaattttaaatgataaCTTGGAAGACGATGATGAAGaaatagtaaatattaataatgaagtcCCGGTGGCCAAGCCTCACTGGCAACCTGGAGAGGGCATTCTCGTACGAAATGCTCTAATTGATCGACTGTTCAG AAATGTATAA
- the LOC105286053 gene encoding putative nuclease HARBI1 isoform X3, with amino-acid sequence MRVTLVLGDLITISQPTISRIVFKVSTLLASHINRYIKIPSSDESRFENKRLFKELGRGHGGIGLPSIDGAIDCTHVRLVHTRLQNIDEIFRNRKGYFSLNVQVVVGPRTEILDIVPEWPGSEHDSRIFQNSRIYMRYRQGGLDGMLVGDGGYPALPFLLTPIGNPRTDEEINYNLIHARTRGIVERTFGILKRRFPCLSKGLTTKLLTSTSIVVACAVLHNLSLILNDNLEDDDEEIVNINNEVPVAKPHWQPGEGILVRNALIDRLFRNV; translated from the exons ATGCGTGTCAca cTTGTTTTAGgagatttaataacaatatcacAACCAACAATTTCACGAATTGTGTTTAAAGTGTCCACTTTATTGGCTAGTCACATTAAccgatatataaaaataccatCGTCAGACGAATCACGTTTTGagaataaaagattatttaaggAACTTGGACGAGGTCATGGAGGTATCGGCCTTCCTAGCATCGATGGCGCAATAGATTGCACACATGTTCGTTTGGTCCATACTAGACTCCAAaatattgatgaaatttttagaaatagaaaaggatACTTTTCTTTGAATGTTCAG gTTGTTGTCGGGCCACGCACCGAAATTCTAGATATCGTTCCAGAATGGCCAGGGAGCGAACATGATAGTCGGATCTTTCAAAATTCTCGCATATATATGCGATATAGACAAGGCGGACTAGATGGAATGCTTGTGGGAGATGGTGGCTATCCTGCATTGCCTTTTTTACTGACGCCGATTGGTAATCCAAGAACGGATGaagaaataaa ctACAATTTAATACATGCAAGGACTCGAGGAATTGTTGAGAGGACATTTGGTATTTTAAAGCGTAGATTTCCATGTTTGTCAAAAGGGCTTACCACAAAATTACTAACGTCGACATCAATTGTCGTAGCATGTGCCGTTCTTCATAAtttgtcattaattttaaatgataaCTTGGAAGACGATGATGAAGaaatagtaaatattaataatgaagtcCCGGTGGCCAAGCCTCACTGGCAACCTGGAGAGGGCATTCTCGTACGAAATGCTCTAATTGATCGACTGTTCAG AAATGTATAA